Genomic window (Mycolicibacterium smegmatis):
TCGTGCATGAGAAGTCCTTCGACCGTGAAGACGCCGATCATGACTTCGGCGTCGGGTGCGGGGACCCCGGCGGCCTGAAGTTCAAACTGAAGCAGGCTGCCGGTGATCGTATGAAAGTTCTGATGCCATTCGGCGACCGCTGCTGAGTGCTCGACGCGGGCATGCACGGTTGTCACGAGGCGGCTCATCTCGGTGAGTTTGCCGACGATCCATAGCAACCGCGCCGCAATCGGTTGGCTTGCAATCTCTTCATACTGCGGCCACACGTCGGCCATGACGGCCTCAAGCACCGCGATCAACACTTCGTCTTTGTCCGGGAAGTACCAGTAGATCGTGTTCGGTGCCACTCCGGCTTCTTTGGCCAGGCGACTCATCGGGGTGGCGTCATATCCCGCGTCGATGAACAGTCGCCTCGCCGCCGCAACGATCTCCGCGCGTTTCTCGGCGGCGGCCTGCGGGCGCTTCGGCGCCATCACGTCCTCCTCGATGCCGTTCACGTCACGCCATGTTGAATACCGTTCAATAGGCTGCTACGTTTTGTTGAACAGCATTCAACATACATCATGGAGGCCGCGACGATGGCTCAACCGCTCAGCTACACCCGAGACGACGTCACCTTCATGTCCGACGGCACATCGTGCGCAGCGTGGCTCTATCGGCCCGACGGCGTCAACAATCCGCCCATCGTGGTACTTGCCCACGGGTTTGCCGCCTTCCGCGAACTGCGCCTGGACGCCTACGCCGCACGATTCGCCCAGGCCGGCTACGCCGCCCTGGTGTTCGACTACCGGCACTGGGGTGCGAGCGACGGACAACCCCGCCGCATCCTTGACATCCCAAAACAGCAGACAGACTGGCGGGCCGCCATCGCCTACGCCCGCAGCCTGGACAACGTCGACACCACCCGACTGGTGGGATGGGGTTCCTCCTTCGGCGGTGGCCACGTTCTCACACTGGCCGCCCGCGACCACGAATTCGCCGCCGCCATCGTTCAGGTCCCCCACGTCAGCGGACCCGCTTCAGCCTTCTCTCAATCCCCCAAACTGGTCGCACGCCTCATCGCCGCAGGACTGCGCGATCAGATCGGCGCATGGTTCGGGGGTGCACCGCACCGAGTGACATCCATCGGCAGGCCCGGCGAATTCGCCATGATGACCTCACCCGGCGCCTATGAACTCGTCGAGGAAATGGCCGGGGGCGAAGCGGCCGAACACATGCGCGCGCAACTCGAGGCCGAGAACGACGTCGCCGCCCGCATCGCTCTGCGCGTGCCGCTGTATTCACCGGGACGGCACGCCGCCAAAATCACCGCACCGACCTTGGTTCAACTCGCCACGAAAGACGACGTCACGCCCTACGCGAAAGCCCGAAAAATCGTGGCCCGCATCCCGAACGGAGAGGTGCGGTCCTACGACATCACGCATTTCGAGCCGTACGTGGACCCGCATTTCGAGCAAATCGTGACCGATCAGATCGACTTCCTGAACCGTCACGTCGGAGCTGGCACCCGATGAGCGCACCGGCGTCATCGACTCCAACCCTGCCGGCGTCGGTGCACACGCTAGTCGTGGGTGCGGGGTTCGCCGGGCTGGCCGCGGCCGCAGCGGTGCTGCGCGAAGACCCCCGAGCCGACCTCCTGATCATCGAGCGGGCCGACGAGGTCGGCGGAACCTGGCGCGACAACACCTACCCCGGTTGCGCGTGTGACGTCCCGACCTCGCTCTACTCGTTCTCGTTCGCCCCCAGCGCGAAGTGGAGTCACACCTTCGCACGCCAACCCGAGATTCACCGCTACCTCACCTCGGTTGCCGACCAGACAGGACTGCGGCACCACCTGGTCACCGGATGCGAGCTACTCGGCGCAGCGTGGGACGACGACGAGCAGCGTTGGCGGGTTCGAACCTCCCTCGGCATGGTGACCGCCACGGTCCTGGTCGCCGCGACCGGGGCACTCTCCACCCCGAAGCTGCCCGACGTGCCCGGACTCGACCGCTTCGGCGGCACGGTTTTTCACTCCGCCACCTGGAATCACGACCACGACCTGACCGACGAGCGGGTCGCCGTCGTCGGCACCGGGGCCTCAGCGGTGCAGTTCGTGCCCGAGATCGCTGACCGCACCGCTCACCTGACGGTGTTTCAACGAACCCCGGCGTGGGTGCTACCCCGGCTAGACCGCACCCTCGGCCGCCTCGAGAAGGCGCTGTACCGCCGGATTCCGCTGTCGCAGAGACTGGTCCGCGGGATGGTCTACATCTACCGGGAGGGCTACCTCGCGCTGCTCGCGCACCTGACCTGGCTGCTACCGCTGCTCGAAATCATCGCCAAGACACAACTGCGCCGCCAAGTGCCCGACCCAGCCCTGCGCAGGGCGTTGACGCCTGACTTTCGCATCGGGTGCAAGCGGATCCTGCTGACCAATGACTGGTTGCCCACCCTGGCCCGCGACGATGTCGAAGTCGTGACCACCGCCTTGACCGAGGTCACCGAGACCGGCGTACGCGACGGCACAGGCAGGCTGCACGACGTCGACACGATCATCTTCGCCACCGGCTTCACCCCCACTGAGCCGCCGGTCGCTCACCAACTGACCGGCGTCACAGGCACCACGCTGGCCGCGCACTGGGCGGGCAGCCCGAGTGCGCACCTGGGCATCACCGTGCCGGGTTTTCCCAACTTGTTCTTGATGTACGGGCCGAACACCAACCTCGGGCACAGCTCCATCGTGTACATGCTCGAATCCCAGGCCGCCTACCTCGCCGCGGCCCTGCGCGTCATGCGCGCCGAAGGTCTCGCCTCCATCGATGTTCGCCCGGACGCCGAACGGACGTACAACGAATGGATCAACGACGCGCTGACCAACACCGTGTGGAACTCCGGTGGATGCTCCAGCTGGTATTTGGACTCTCGGGGCCGCAACTCGGTCATGTGGCCCACGTTCACCTTCCGATTCCGCGCCCGCACCAGGAGCTTCGACGTCATCAACTACGACACCCTCAGAACGCGGCAACAGATCCGCGGCGTGGAACAGCGCTGTGAGAGTCAACTCGCAGACGCTGACCGTGAGATGCTGGCGGGCCAAATCCGCCTGGCCGGCGAAGACGAGTCGGTAACGCCATCTACGCTACGCACCGTGCGACGCGATCAGCGGTACATGACGCGCGGCCGCATCCACGCCGAAGTCGCCGATTTGCTCGACCGGACGGTCGCTATGAACGGTGAATAAGCGGTGACTCACCGAAAATGATCTTGAAATACCTCTGAAGTAGGGCGGGCGGGGCTCGAACCCGCGACCAGCGGATTATGAGTCCGCGGCTCTAACCGACTGAGCTACCGCCCCCGGTGCGTATCGCGGCACTATGTTCCCACATCACCGGCCCGGCGACACCAGGGGTTGTCGGAACGGCCTCGGTTTGCCGTACCGGGCCGCTACGCTCACCGCGTGATCCGCTTTTTGCTGCGTATGGCGATCTTCCTGGGATCGTCGGCCATCGGCCTGTTGGTCGCGGCGTGGTCGGTGCCCGGGGTGTCGGTCCGCATCTGGGGCTTTCTCACCGCGGTGGTGATCTTCACGGTCGCGCAGAGCCTCCTTTCGCCGGTCTTCTCGAAGATGGCCAGCAGGTACGCCTCGGCGTTGCTGGGCGGAATCGGGCTGATCTCGACGCTTGCCGCGCTGATCCTCGCGTCGGTGCTCACGTCGGGCCTGAGCATCCGCGGCATCGGCTCGTGGATCGTCGCGACCGTGGTGGTGTGGGTGGCGACGGCGGTCGCCACGATCGTGCTGCCGAAGCTGTTGCTGAAGGAAAAGGCACCAGCGACCTGACAGCTCGCGGTGGAATCATGGCGGGCGTGCCGTCCTCCGCCTTCGCCTCCGACTTCGCCTCCGACAATGCCGCTCCCGCCCACCCCAACGTCCTCGACGCGATCACCGCCGCCAACACCGGCGCGGCTCCTTCCTACGGTGCTGATCCCATCACGCAGCGTGCCGTCGCCGCCCTACGCACCGCGTTCGACTCCCCCGACGCCGAGGTGCTGTTCGCCCTGACCGGCACCGGCGCCAACGTGATCGCCCTGGCGGCCTCCGTGCGCCCCTGGCAGTCGATCCTGTGCAGCGACATCGCACATTCACTGGTCGACGAGGCCGGCGGGCCGGTGCGCCTCTCGGGCGCGCAACTCACCGTGCTCCCCAGCGACGACGGCCTGATCGACGCCGCGGTCCTGGACGACGCCGTCGTCCGGCGCGGTGACGTGCACGCGTCGCAACCGGCCGTCGTGACCATCACCCAGAGCACCGAGAACGGCCGCGTGTGGACCCCGCAGACCATCAAGGACTTCATCGACCACGCCCATGACCTCGGGTTGCTCGTGCACGTCGACGGGGCACGGGTCGCCAACGCGGTCGCGGCCCTCGACGTCGCCCCACGCGAGGCCGTCGGTGACGCCGACATCGTGACTGTCGGCGGCACCAAGAACGGCCTGCTGATGGGCGATGCGCTCCTGGTCCGCCGCCCCGAGCTGTTCGAGGGAATCCACTTCGCGCAGAAGCAGATCGGCCATCTGAGCAGCAAGCAGCGCTTCATCGCGGCGCAGTTCGAGGCCATGTTGCGCGACGACCTGTGGCTGCGCAACGCCGCGCACGCCAACGCGATGGCCGCCCGGCTCAGCAGCGGCATGACCGAGCGCGGTCTCACCCTGGCCTCCCCGACCGACGCCAACGAGGTGTTCGTCAACCTTCCGGCCGCCACGTTCGCGGCGGTCTCCGAGCGTTACGCCGTGCACCGCCTCGACCCGCGTCACCCCGCGGTGCGGTTCGTCTGCTCGTGGGCCACCACCGATCAGGAAGTCGACGATGTGCTGGCGCTCCTCGGACAGTTATGAGGACGGCTCCCTGGCGTCGAGTGCGACGCCAGGGCTGTGATTTCGGGGCCGACCCGCCAGAACACGACCATGGTGTCGATCTGGCGGCCAGGGAGCCATGAAACAGGTACCCGGACTCGCGGCGAAGTTGCTGTTCTCCGATATTTACCCACCTGACGTAGGACGCTGATGACATGTGGGTTTTGCGCATAGTGCGGGCGCTGGTGGCGGCGGCGCTGGTGGCGGCCGTGTCCGCCGGATGCTCGACGTCGCCGGACGCCGCCGAGGAGGCGTTCGCCACGACCGAACCACCCGCGCTGAAGACCATCGACCCGGCGCACCTGCAGAGCATCGTCGCCGACACCGCGAAGAGCCTCGACGTGCCCGGCGCCCTCGTGTTGCTGCAGACGCCGCAGGGCCGGTTCGCCGCCGGCGTCGGTACCACCGAACTGGGCACCCAGACCCCGCCACGGCCCGACACGCACTTCCGGATCGCGTCCAACACCAAGACCATGACGGCCGCGGTGATCATGCTGCTGGCCCAGGACGGCAAGCTCTCACTCGATGACCCGGTCGCCAAGTACGTCCCCGGAGTCCCCAACGCCGACGCGATCACCCTGATTGACCTCCTGCGCATGCGCAGCGGGCTGTACTGCTACACCAACGACTCAGAATTCGCGGCCACCCTCGACAGCGATCCTGCCAAAACGTGGACCCCGCAGGAGGTTCTGGACATCGCGTTCGACCACCCGTCGACCGTCGCCCCCGACACGGCCTACGAGTACTGCAACACCAACTACGCGCTGCTGGGCGTAGTCGCCGAGCAGGTCGGTGGCGCGCCGCTGGCAGAGCAGTTCCAGCAGCGACTGTTCGGGCCGCTCGGTATGCGCAACACGCTGCTGCCCTCCCCGGCAGAGGCTTCCGAGATTCCTGCGCCGTACTCGCACGGGTACATGTACGGCGAGACGCTCTACGCGATGGTCGACGAGACCTACCCCGCCGCGATCACCGACGCGGCACGCGCAGGCACGCTCAAACCGAACGACTACACGCACCAGAACTCCTCCTACGCCACGGCGGCCGGCGGTGCGATCTCCACGGCCGACGATCTGGCCACCTGGATACGGGCTCTGGTGGGCGGCAAGGTGCTCGACTCCGAGCATCAGCAGCAGTTCCTCGACAGCCTGCTGCCCGAGGATCCGGACAACCCCGACGGCGGCCAGTCATACGGGTACGGCATCAGCTTCCAGCGGTTCGGACCCGAAGCGGCCATGTACTATCACGGCGGCGAGATGCCGGGATTCAACTCGTTCATGGGATACGACCCAGACAACGATGTGGCGCTGGTGATCTGGACGAACCTGACACTCTCGCCGGACAACAAGACGACCGCCAACGCGATGCTGCCGGTCGTGCTCAAAGAGATCTACTCGGACCTGAGCTTCTGAATCTCAGGTGTAGATCGGCTGCCCGTCGGCGCCCAGGCGGTACTGCTCGGTGCCCTCGCTGACCCGCGGGGCATCGACACCCAGCGCCACGGCCACCTTGTTGCTCGCGTTGCGCATCACGTCGAGGGTCAGTTCGACGGCCTCCTCGTGTGAGAAGTGCCGGAGCAGCTCATGACCGGGAGCTTGTGACGGTGTCCAGATCATGGCGTCGACGTACCGCAGCGCGGCCTTGTGCCGGTCGGACATCTCGGAGGTCTCATACCGGTCGATCTGGTCGTAGAGCGTCTCGCACGCGCCGGCCTCCAGTGCGGTGGCCTCGCGCAGCGACTTGCACAGCCGGCAGTTGTGCACCCGGGCGCCGCGTAACCGCACGATCTCCGTCGTCACCGGATCGAGCGCCCGCATCCGGCCGACGGTGGGCCCGAACACGTCGAGCACGAAGTCGCCCGGGTCGGTGTCGTGGTCCCAGATGTCGCCGTCGACGGCGACGCCGACGCCGAGCGACGACAGGCCCGCGAGCACGCGCGGCACGAAATCGGCGATGAAGATGAGCGTCGCAACGCGAAAAGTCTCGACACCCAACAGATCCGAGAACGCCAGGCGCTGGGCGGGGTTGATCCCGGTGACATCGACACTGAACTGCTCGGCGAACTCGGAGACCATCGGATCGACCGCGCCGCCACGCGATTCGGCGGGTAAGGGGCTCAGGCCGGTGACGGCCGCGCACACCTCACGGATATCGGCGTTGACGTCGGCCAGTTTCGGCGGCGACAGTGCCGATAGCGCCGCCAACAGGTGCAGCTCGTGTGACACACCGGCAGTATCTCTCCGCTGTGGCCTCACCGCCAGACTTCTACCCGGCCTGCAGACCCGAGGCGTAGCTTTCCTTGACCACCTCAAGGTGCACCCAGCTCTCCACCACACCGACCCCGGCCAGACCGCGGACGGCGTCGAGGATCTCCAGCAGCTGCGCCGCCGAGAACGCCCGTACCGTGGCCAGCACATCGAAGCGGCCGAGCGTGCGGGCCACGAAGATCACCGAACGCATCCCGGTCAGTGTCTTGAGCACCTCGCCGGCGTCTCCGGTCAACCGGATCCCCAGACCCATCGCGCTCTGCCGGTCCTGGCCGGAGTGACGCACCACCGCCCCGACCCGCACCACCTGCGCGTCGATCAGCCGGACCACCCGCCTGCGCGCACCCGCAGGCGAAAGGCCGACGGCCTCGGCAAGTTCCACATACGACGCCCGGCCGTCGCGCTGCAGCGCGCGCAGCAGCGCCAGATCGGTGTCGTCCACCTCGACGCTCACGTCTCCGACCGGTCCGACCACGTCGCGCATCACCTCGACGTAGGTGAGGGTGTCGACGCCGACCACCCCGCGCAGCGACCGCAGGGTTGCGACCACACCGTCGAGGTCACGCACCGACCCCACCCGCGCCTCGGCGATCAGACCGAACTGCCCGCTGGTCAGCGACAGGAACGCGACGTCGTCGCGGGTCGCGAGGATCTGCGCTATCGGCGCCGCGGGTCCGTCGACCATGACGCTGACGTGTGCGAGTGCGCCGCGCCCCAGCACCGCGGGGTGGACGACGCCGCGGACCACGACCTGCCCGGAGGCGATCAGCCGCTGCACCCGGGCCGCGGCGGCCGACCGGGACAACCCGACGCGATGGGCGATGTCGCGGTGGGTCAACCGGCCGTCGTCTTCGAGCAGGCTCACGATGGCCTCGTCGACCTCATCCATGCGATCCATGGCTTCCACACCTCGTCCACCGAAAATCGGGCAAAGATTTTTCGCCACTGTACTACCGGCAGATCTGTCACCACAGCGCGCTCAGAGTCTTATATTCGACGTAAACGACGCGTGATGCTGACGTATCGATACCGGAAACACGGGCGTAACGAACGAAACGATTGCGCATGGTGACCTGCGGATTTACTGTTACCCACACCACATTGACGGCATCCCCAGAGGATCGACATGGCCACCACCGAACCCGTACCGGTCACCCCCAGAGTCACCGAGGTCGAGCAACACGGCGTCGAACCGATTCCCGACGCCGAACGCACGGCGCGCCCGCTCGATCTGTTCCGTCTGGTGTTCGGCGGCGCGAACACCATCGCGACCGTGGTGCTGGGCACCTTCCCCATCATCTTCGGCCTGTCGTTCCGTGACGCCTTGCTCGCCACGCTCGCGGGCCTGGTTCTCGGTGCGCTGATCCTCGCGCCGATGTCACTGTTCGGCCCGCGCAACGGCACCAACAACGCGGTGTCCTCATCGGCACACCTCGGCGTCCACGGCCGCGTCGTGGGGTCATTCCTGTCGCTTCTGACCGCGGTCGCGTTCTTCTCGATCTCGGTGTGGACCTCCGGCGATGTGCTCGTCGGCGGCGCCAACCGGGCGATCGACGTGCCCCAGAACGACATCGCCGTGGGTGTCGCCTACGGCATCTTCGCGGTGCTGGTGCTCGTGGTGTGCATCTACGGCTTCCGATTCATGCTGCTGGTCAACAAGATTGCCGTGATCGCGGCGACATTGCTCTTCCTGGCAGGGGTTTTCGCGTTCGGCGGCGTGTTCGACGCGGGCTATGCCGGCAGCGTGGCGCTCGGTGATCCGCTGTTCTGGCCGTCATTCGTCGGCGCCGCGCTCATCGTGATGTCCAACCCGGTGTCGTTCGGGGCGTTCCTCGGTGACTGGGCGCGCTACATCCCGCGCGACACCCCGTCGTGGAAGCCCATGCTCGCGGCGTTCTCCGCCCAGATCGCGACGCTGGTGCCATTCCTGTTCGGTCTGGTCACCGCGACCGTGATCGCCACCACCGCACCGGATTACATCGCAAACGGTGACTACGTCGGTGGCCTGCTGAGCGTCTCGCCAGGCTGGTACTTCGTGCCGGTGTGCCTGATCGCGCTGATCGGTGGCATGTCCACCGGCACCACCGCGCTGTACGGCACGGGTCTGGACTTCTCCAGCGTGTTCCCCAAGTTCAGCCGTGTGCAGGCCACGATCTTCATCGGCTCGATCGCGATCGTGTTCATCTTCATCGGCCGCTTCGCCTTCAATGTGGTGCAGAGCATCTCGACGTTCGCGGTGCTGATCGTGACGTGCACCG
Coding sequences:
- a CDS encoding carboxymuconolactone decarboxylase family protein, translating into MSHELHLLAALSALSPPKLADVNADIREVCAAVTGLSPLPAESRGGAVDPMVSEFAEQFSVDVTGINPAQRLAFSDLLGVETFRVATLIFIADFVPRVLAGLSSLGVGVAVDGDIWDHDTDPGDFVLDVFGPTVGRMRALDPVTTEIVRLRGARVHNCRLCKSLREATALEAGACETLYDQIDRYETSEMSDRHKAALRYVDAMIWTPSQAPGHELLRHFSHEEAVELTLDVMRNASNKVAVALGVDAPRVSEGTEQYRLGADGQPIYT
- a CDS encoding purine-cytosine permease family protein yields the protein MATTEPVPVTPRVTEVEQHGVEPIPDAERTARPLDLFRLVFGGANTIATVVLGTFPIIFGLSFRDALLATLAGLVLGALILAPMSLFGPRNGTNNAVSSSAHLGVHGRVVGSFLSLLTAVAFFSISVWTSGDVLVGGANRAIDVPQNDIAVGVAYGIFAVLVLVVCIYGFRFMLLVNKIAVIAATLLFLAGVFAFGGVFDAGYAGSVALGDPLFWPSFVGAALIVMSNPVSFGAFLGDWARYIPRDTPSWKPMLAAFSAQIATLVPFLFGLVTATVIATTAPDYIANGDYVGGLLSVSPGWYFVPVCLIALIGGMSTGTTALYGTGLDFSSVFPKFSRVQATIFIGSIAIVFIFIGRFAFNVVQSISTFAVLIVTCTAPWMVVMMIGWFTRRGWYDSDALQVFNRRQRGGRYWFDHGWNWRGLTAWLISAALSICFVNLPDQFVGPLGNLADGIDLSIPVGLGLAAVLYPVLLWLSPEPRDAFGPDGPRGVPSGAPANTPIVSQDAVISTHTEEVPA
- a CDS encoding alpha/beta hydrolase gives rise to the protein MAQPLSYTRDDVTFMSDGTSCAAWLYRPDGVNNPPIVVLAHGFAAFRELRLDAYAARFAQAGYAALVFDYRHWGASDGQPRRILDIPKQQTDWRAAIAYARSLDNVDTTRLVGWGSSFGGGHVLTLAARDHEFAAAIVQVPHVSGPASAFSQSPKLVARLIAAGLRDQIGAWFGGAPHRVTSIGRPGEFAMMTSPGAYELVEEMAGGEAAEHMRAQLEAENDVAARIALRVPLYSPGRHAAKITAPTLVQLATKDDVTPYAKARKIVARIPNGEVRSYDITHFEPYVDPHFEQIVTDQIDFLNRHVGAGTR
- a CDS encoding Lrp/AsnC family transcriptional regulator, with translation MDRMDEVDEAIVSLLEDDGRLTHRDIAHRVGLSRSAAAARVQRLIASGQVVVRGVVHPAVLGRGALAHVSVMVDGPAAPIAQILATRDDVAFLSLTSGQFGLIAEARVGSVRDLDGVVATLRSLRGVVGVDTLTYVEVMRDVVGPVGDVSVEVDDTDLALLRALQRDGRASYVELAEAVGLSPAGARRRVVRLIDAQVVRVGAVVRHSGQDRQSAMGLGIRLTGDAGEVLKTLTGMRSVIFVARTLGRFDVLATVRAFSAAQLLEILDAVRGLAGVGVVESWVHLEVVKESYASGLQAG
- a CDS encoding phage holin family protein, which encodes MIRFLLRMAIFLGSSAIGLLVAAWSVPGVSVRIWGFLTAVVIFTVAQSLLSPVFSKMASRYASALLGGIGLISTLAALILASVLTSGLSIRGIGSWIVATVVVWVATAVATIVLPKLLLKEKAPAT
- a CDS encoding serine hydrolase domain-containing protein; the protein is MWVLRIVRALVAAALVAAVSAGCSTSPDAAEEAFATTEPPALKTIDPAHLQSIVADTAKSLDVPGALVLLQTPQGRFAAGVGTTELGTQTPPRPDTHFRIASNTKTMTAAVIMLLAQDGKLSLDDPVAKYVPGVPNADAITLIDLLRMRSGLYCYTNDSEFAATLDSDPAKTWTPQEVLDIAFDHPSTVAPDTAYEYCNTNYALLGVVAEQVGGAPLAEQFQQRLFGPLGMRNTLLPSPAEASEIPAPYSHGYMYGETLYAMVDETYPAAITDAARAGTLKPNDYTHQNSSYATAAGGAISTADDLATWIRALVGGKVLDSEHQQQFLDSLLPEDPDNPDGGQSYGYGISFQRFGPEAAMYYHGGEMPGFNSFMGYDPDNDVALVIWTNLTLSPDNKTTANAMLPVVLKEIYSDLSF
- a CDS encoding threonine aldolase family protein, with amino-acid sequence MAGVPSSAFASDFASDNAAPAHPNVLDAITAANTGAAPSYGADPITQRAVAALRTAFDSPDAEVLFALTGTGANVIALAASVRPWQSILCSDIAHSLVDEAGGPVRLSGAQLTVLPSDDGLIDAAVLDDAVVRRGDVHASQPAVVTITQSTENGRVWTPQTIKDFIDHAHDLGLLVHVDGARVANAVAALDVAPREAVGDADIVTVGGTKNGLLMGDALLVRRPELFEGIHFAQKQIGHLSSKQRFIAAQFEAMLRDDLWLRNAAHANAMAARLSSGMTERGLTLASPTDANEVFVNLPAATFAAVSERYAVHRLDPRHPAVRFVCSWATTDQEVDDVLALLGQL
- a CDS encoding flavin-containing monooxygenase, which codes for MSAPASSTPTLPASVHTLVVGAGFAGLAAAAAVLREDPRADLLIIERADEVGGTWRDNTYPGCACDVPTSLYSFSFAPSAKWSHTFARQPEIHRYLTSVADQTGLRHHLVTGCELLGAAWDDDEQRWRVRTSLGMVTATVLVAATGALSTPKLPDVPGLDRFGGTVFHSATWNHDHDLTDERVAVVGTGASAVQFVPEIADRTAHLTVFQRTPAWVLPRLDRTLGRLEKALYRRIPLSQRLVRGMVYIYREGYLALLAHLTWLLPLLEIIAKTQLRRQVPDPALRRALTPDFRIGCKRILLTNDWLPTLARDDVEVVTTALTEVTETGVRDGTGRLHDVDTIIFATGFTPTEPPVAHQLTGVTGTTLAAHWAGSPSAHLGITVPGFPNLFLMYGPNTNLGHSSIVYMLESQAAYLAAALRVMRAEGLASIDVRPDAERTYNEWINDALTNTVWNSGGCSSWYLDSRGRNSVMWPTFTFRFRARTRSFDVINYDTLRTRQQIRGVEQRCESQLADADREMLAGQIRLAGEDESVTPSTLRTVRRDQRYMTRGRIHAEVADLLDRTVAMNGE
- a CDS encoding TetR/AcrR family transcriptional regulator — translated: MAPKRPQAAAEKRAEIVAAARRLFIDAGYDATPMSRLAKEAGVAPNTIYWYFPDKDEVLIAVLEAVMADVWPQYEEIASQPIAARLLWIVGKLTEMSRLVTTVHARVEHSAAVAEWHQNFHTITGSLLQFELQAAGVPAPDAEVMIGVFTVEGLLMHDHDEAQQRAIIDALASRWTTNLPRPSDLGR